Part of the Myxocyprinus asiaticus isolate MX2 ecotype Aquarium Trade chromosome 17, UBuf_Myxa_2, whole genome shotgun sequence genome, ttcggtcatttgctctggtacgccctgaccgaggcttccctcggcacagatgtgctggcacacagctggccccgggggccgcACTAGTACGCGttacccccagtgagcctacttgcacagaccctgtgcaaggtcagggaggacgaggagcaagtcatcctagaggcaccctactggcccactgacccgtggtggtagacacaatcactcaggctagggcttcctctacgaggcgcctatatgccttgcagtggtgtctgttcactaagtggtgttcttcccgacacgaagacccccagagatgcgcagtcaggtcggtgctttccttcctacaggagaggctggtggggcggcTGTCCTCCAAACCTTGAGGGTGTATGTGGCCACTATGGCGGCGCACCACagtgcagttgacggtaagtatttagggaagcatgacctgatcatcaggttccttagaggcacaaggaggttgaatcctcccagaccacgcctcattccctcatgggatctctctgtggtcctgcggggagccccatttgagctaaaggcagtctcttgaagactgccctcctgactgagctcacgtccatcaagagggtaggggacctgaaggcattctctgtcagcgacacgtgcctggagttcggtacgGAATACTCTTATGTGGTCCTGAGGCCCTGACCGAGCTATATGCCCAGTGTTCCCACGACCctatttagggatcaggtggtgaacctgcaagcgaagctgccccaggaggaggcagacccagccttttagttgctgtgtctggtgcgtgttttgcgcatctacttggatcacatgcagagctttagaggctctgagcagctctttgcctGCTTCGGAGAACAGCGGAATGGGAGCGCTGTCCGCGAGTTCGTGGAGAAACTcgatgctggcccagtacgtgtgctagtaggccctgtactggggtaggtgctccacatgcactggttacttgtctgtaaccccgtgtgatgtatcttcaaGGAGAcagtttccccgttggtaaaccagcgtcttccttgggcagagtcccctctgccaccagtcgccgtgtttgtagagctccgtcccctctgggtaggatctaccacggggacttctccacatgcgacactgccgacaaaactcggtaagaccatgtgacgtatttccacacattacctcccctttgggcagggtgtggtctccgcagtgtctgccccttgggagtgacatcccccccaacgcagacacttatggcccccagtcgatcgatttccactcttttttggggagaaaaaaggggagaagaggccacggctggggtagcctgtccccattttttgggcagttgacttgtccctgaggtgcaggggaccgtacgacactcgtaggagcgttgggggaggttatgtgacagccaggtgcactggctacgaggcacgcaatggtttgcccatctcgcactgccagtccacgtaacacagttcagctagttgtggcgtttcgtatagggacccctagtgtcacaacatcgacacaacgtcgagtgagtgacagatagggaaagtcctggttactttcataacctccgtttcctgatggagggaacgagacgttgtgtccctcctgccacaactctgaactacccgctgaaatggccaggaccctgtctcgtctcctcagcacaaaacctgaatgagtggttgcgatccagctccttttatacccgtatgtccgggggagtggcatgcaaattccactcgccaattcccattggccttttctcaaagatcagaggtgtttggggctcccaagggcgacccctagtgtcactacattgacacaacgtctcgttccctccatcagggaatggaggttatgaaaataaccaggacattttctgatCATGAGCATATAAGTTGTGAGAGTAGCGGGGTTGGGATTAGTGTTCAGATGTGAGCTCTAAAAATGAGAGAAACTCCAGTTCTTATGCACTCACATCAGGGGGCATCATGAAATGACTACCATCTTTGCCTTTGACTACAacatatttcacacaaaattatttctaaatattCCTTGGCAACCATGCAACACAATAACAGTTGGAATTATTATCACCCATCCAGTTTAGGGTAATTCAAAGCAAAATCATTTAAATTTCCATTTAAATGATTATCAAGGCTCCCGTTTGGAAGACCGCAGCTGTCTCATCCTCAAACTCCCACACTTTCAGTTTATTGAATACAGATGGTGATCTGACCATTCTCTGCATCTCATGTGACTCAGGGTTTGAAAATGGTAGTACCGTGACTGTACGGTAAATGATGACCCCATCTCTAATTTCTTCTCAAGCATCTGTAAAAGTCTTATGGTTAGACCACATAGAGATTTACTGTGAATAGATCAAAAACAGTCAGCATTGTGCCTGAGGGATGTTCTGGTCTGGTGTTTTTGGAGACTCCAGTGAGATTAGAGACAATAGAGACATTCTCGCTTGTTAGGTGGGAAACTGCATAAAAGCTATACAACAAAATTAAGTTGTTATTTGCTGAAAGTTTTGTTTGGTTATAGATTTCAAATCGCATTCATGCTTGCGCACATTCAAAACCTGCTACCTCATGACATCCTCACTAGctgtgtttccatccactacgtcatgtgaattttcttgagGGAGCCCACCTGCTTTGGGGAGAGTTGTAattgtggtactggagcaattgtacattgttttatttaaatgctgccaggagactgTAGAATGTGTGTAATATCTCATATAATGTGGGCTGAGATGCTGATATGCCTCCGGCCTCTGTGTACCTGGTATCGCTCGTGCTCAAAACTGTAAGGATGAATACACACTTTATCAACCAGCTGTGGGCTAAACACTTCTGAATGTCAAAGGCtatgtttgaagaattgtgtTCCAAGGTCGTGCACAAATGGTCAATACACGTAATTGTTTTTGTGAATAAACTATTTCCATTACCTTAATTTACGTCACCTTAATGTAcatgcaaaactctagaaaatccacctctgccTAGAGCATAAATTTTGAAGCAAATTGAGAGTTTATACGCATATCAGGtgcattcattcaggtttttatgcacaaatataacatttgcaAAACAATAGTTGGGACAGAAACCCAGCAACTGAAACAACATTGGTTATTGCATGCTTTCAGGTTTAAATGTGCACAATGAGTTTTGAAAGCTGCAGTGGAAGACTGAATAGCAACTTAAAGCCACTGTgtgtcttcaaaagacttggaatatagtatatgagtcagatttttttttcccctccatttTGAAGCTTGATAGCCTGACCACTGTCTAATTTTGTTGAGTAGAAATTTTGTTGTTCTCTATCATGATTCTGGTAAGAACACCCATGAAATCGAACCAAACGAAACCAAAATTTAAACACCAGCATATGAAGATATTTCTCCTAACGTCATCATTTCAAGCTGGTTGTTCTGTGCTGATGCAGCTGACTCGGTTAGCCCTTCAAAACAGCAAAGGAAAAATCGTACCAGCAGGATTTATTCTCCTTATCCCTTTCTGCAAATGTCTTCAGTTTGTGACAGGAAATATTTAGATAACAGTTCAGCTCTGTCAGTCTCGGAGAGACTCAGTGGTCCCTAAAGAAAAACTGGTCAGGATTTGAGAGAATCAGGGGAAGGAATTCTGCTGTCTGCCAGGAGGAATTTATTTTcacactgcctttttttttttccttcaccaaCATTTCAGAGGTTTGGAAGTACTTCATTAGCCGCCAACACATACATCATTGTTATAACAGCAAGCAGGGGTTTATTTTAACAGCCCAGCCATTCATCAACCCTGTACGTTCTGCTACCGTGTATAGGTTCCATATCAGCCTCCAGCCCCATAGAGCCAGAATTGTTTCTTCTTTTTCCCACTTGATAAGAGGACTCAAAGGCACGAATTGCTCAGCGCTTGCCATACTCATTAAACAGGGATGGTTTGACATCATCAAGCAACAGGGCCTCAGGTTATTTTTTCCACTGGTGATCGTTCTGTAGCCCCACATGTCAATCACAGCTGTGGAGAGTTACTGTGTCTCGCTGCGACGCATCTGTTTCTGATTTAACTAATTGGTGGGGAAGTGTGCAGTGGCTGTCTGAATTATTTCCTTAAATATTTGCATAAAAGAGACAGAACTAACCTTAGGGCCATGACTTCATCAGAGTTAACTTTACTTAACTGTATTGCTGCTGTAATGTAATAGTGCAATATAATTCAACCTTAAAGGTGAAGAGTGtcaattttcagtgttaacattcttTCTCCtctcccagtttaatgtgcagagacaactctaAGTAAGCCATTTCTACATCACTAAGTTTTTTTGCCATGTacgtttgtttgtatttttgtgcaCCGCCTAATGAGTCATTGCAAGGGAGAAATGTGTGGTGCAAGAGTATGAGTTGCAGTGTTGGTAAAAtactaaaaatagtaatccactacaaatgactttTCTTAAATCCTaataagattactttactgattgctTCAAGGTAATCACATGACTAATTACATTACttctaagttactttctaaaacaattttcaaaGAAACGTTTTTGTTTACATAAATAATGTGTAATGTGTAACCCAGtgtactttaaagtaattaacttaatcgCAAGTCAATGACTGTAATCTGATTTCAAAAGTTTTcaactgtaatgcattacactactttttgacttaaaagtatttagattacagaaacaaattactttgtaatcagattaaaccCAGCACTGATGACTTGCTCGCAACAATGAGCGCGTTTACATGTATGTTcgtacaccaattatgcttaataggCCAACAGCGTGTGGTCATACAAACGCAATAAACGTCTTTCATTTTACCATTGTAAGGTCATACACGGTTAAGGTCCCATACACTGGTCAACATGGGTAGATGTTTTGCCCATTGCCCTGATTATGCATTGCATGTTAATACCTTAACTggcattcttaccggcttatccagtgtgtgcacgtgttgtgcgcatgcctctttACAGTTTGCATCAAAAGCAAAGAGTaatgtgattatttcaaatgtcatgtaaacactaaTTTCttgcattgttgttttttttaaataagctgtttattttttggagtaatcagcatattggtgtaaACGTGCTCAATGGACAAGAAGGAAATATAGAcgatgagcatgtttacatgcacattcttacaccaattatgcttaataagctgacaacgtatgtggtcatgtaaatgaaaTAAACCGCATTCCTTTATCACCGTAAAGGCCAAAAACGGCTTATGAATAACCCGATCGAGAGGGGTAGAATTTTGTCCATTATGCCAATCTTACCCGGTGTTCTTACCAGCTCATTCAATATACGCACACgttgagcgcatgcctcttcatggattgatgtcaaaagtagagaataactattttaaatgtcatgtaaacgcggatttcttgccttgtccgattttttaaataagcataatttagagagtaatcagcgtattggtgtgcatgtaaacaggtttCTGGAATTTGTTGaccagaattttatttttttatctgtgaaaagtgttttagaaagtaacttagagaaaagtaatttgtaatgtgattactttcacGGTGAAgttatcagtaaagtaatctgattacaatcttagagaagtaatttgtagtgggtTACTTTTTGAGCAACTTTGCctttgcaaacaccactaatgattGCTTCCAACcaggttttccaaacactctgggcattttccaaactgcatttttgcgcccttgaagtgcacttcgggaaggggacgccactcgaagagtcgttccaaacaaaagtaagaacgtttatttttttcttaaagggcCCTTTTACAAGACTTTCAGTGAGGgatacattcaaactgtaatgccatgctctcTTTAAAGTGCTTTGTcctttgtagtgagtagggcatagggatgatcactttcgattggaatttgcCCTCTGTCTTCTATTGTTTAATAAAACAGGTATTCAcgtcccaaactcacaccattagttgaTCCAATAATTTACATGTTcggttgctcaaacaaacagagcaatgtttgaaTAGAACcagagtcaaaaaaaaaaaaaaaaaaaaaagccttggggttttaagccctttttttactGAATCCACAGTTATAGATTATGTGACAGCTGCTCTAAACAGAATGTGCGCTATATGTGTAAAACTGATAAATTCTTAGTAAATCTTAACAGGTCAGTGCAGGTTACTGTATGACGTATACAGTACAATATAAAGGTTGTGTAAATAGGCAGTCTGGGTGGGATGAAACACACAATTGTCCATACGTTTTCCTGATGACTTGCCCTGCAAAACAAATGTAGCCGTCCTGACAAAGCAAACCCCCACGGGACCATGGTGCATTCCCTAGGCTTAAGTTTCTTTGTTTTGAACCCTTTATGGTTGTTCATTTGAAGTGATGGCGGTTGTTTGAAACCTTTCCAGTAATCAAAAAATGTAGTGTGGAAACATTTGTTCTGTCCTAATTACAATGTTTCTACTTACTTGATGGAATGTTTTAGATAATACTGAAAGTAGCAGCTGTAATTTAGATGAGGATGAATGCAATATAATTAAATAGCCTTATTGAATTTTTTTCTCCATACCctattgtatgttttattttaaaaccaaCTAGCCATTTTTAAATTAGTTGTATTGGAAGATATCTGGATAAATCTTGTTTTTCATGAGTATTAATCATCCACATATGTTAGTAATTATTCAGCAATTGTATTACATTGCACTGGGTTTCCTGTTGGTTTTAATTATCTCTTCCTCCCCCTCTAATACACCAATCCAATGATATATTCAATACTGCCATCTAGTGTCATGATTTTACTGTacgtaaaatatattttttattgctcATCGGAGTTACAGCTTACTAGAAAATATATTGGATGAAGAAAGTGCAACtatagctaaatacatttttgccgaatttacttaaaaataaaagattagaaTTCAGGGTTATAAAGCTTAGGGGAGATTGTGGATGGTTGGCACATTGGTTTTTGGGTTAGTTACCACATTGAGTATAAAAGAAGAATAGATAACAATTCATTACCTTCATACACACTATTTACCAATGTTATACCTctacatacacatatataacatgaaataatgtataataataataataataatagtttttattattattattattattattattacacatatACAAGTTTCAAGCCATACCAatgataaatgttttatatttatacaagtttatataaatgaaaatgttcatCTTAATTCTAAaccataaaatatattaattacattaacaaaatCATATTAATTAAACAATCATATCTCATATTGACAATGTAAGACAAACATGTGTTGAGTTATGTTGTCATGGTATAAAATAAACtatagtttgttttttgtgtgtaaataCTCTTAAAACTTTCGTTTTGTTAACACTGTGCCAACCAACCCCaatatggtgctggatggcaCAAAATGCACAACATAACTCTAATCATTaattaacaaaaaacaataaatatttggtgaaattattattattattttacctaTGAACTTACAATATGCTTTTGCACATATTGGGGTATCTTAACGTTTGTTCCATCAGAGATATTCAACAAAGAATGAAAAGTATGCTAATCAACCCCAGTCTCCTCTGTTTTTGATTTTAATGTCAAAGAATCTCAGTGGTATAATGATATGAATTTTGATTTTGTCTCTCTAAACAGCACATATTCTATGGTTTCAAAATTATAACAGCCTTATTCTATAGATTTGGATTCTTCCATCAATGACTGTTTAAACAGCGGTCTTAAAGAAAAATGTGTATTTCTCACAAATGTACTTTTAGGTATGAGGAGCTATGAGAAGCCTCTTAGAAACACTAGTGAAATTTACATATTgatataaacatacatttttgacaAACGGTGTGAGACAATGCGACGATATCATCTCAACAGCTTGTTGTATCattcatatcttttttttttcttttttttttgggggggtgttcAGTAATGATTGGGAAACAATTTCCTAAGTGTACAGTAAATGAGAAGAGTTGAAGTTATGATTGTAAGACACTTTCAGCAACAAATGTTTAAATTTAGTTCAGGCAATGCAAGTCCACAAAATCAGTTTTCATATGAATAAATTTCACTAATGTTTATATCACTATTAATATCACTAGTATTTGTAATAGGCTTTTCATACAATTACGGTCTACATTGCTCTTTATacttagaaaaacaaaacaaaatgtgactttttttgtAGATTAAAATGTTTGCATGGACAGGTTTTTTATGAAAGAGATGAATGTATGCCATGTGTAAATGTGAATGTCATAAACTCTGAGACTGGCTGCTGTTAATCTGCTGGCAGACTGTATGTCTCTTTCCCTTCTTCAAACGCAGCCTTATCACAGAGCATAAAGCTGGTTTCCATTAGCCCTGGGACTGCTGTGATCTGATACCATTTCATAAAACACAAACATCTCCATCCCTCTTGGAGAACTGCAATAAAAAATCTTATCCCTGAGATACATAAAAACTAGTAGAGAAATTTTGCCATATTATCATGTTATCAAACGAATTGTATTATTAACCTAAAACACttgtaaaaactaaaaacatacaTCAAATAATTTAAGAACAATAACCAAATAAATgttatttgcatatttaaaaaattatataaaattatatgcatATTTATTCATGCCATTTCTTGTATTCCTGATTGAATGATGCATTTTTTTAAGTATGAAAGGCTATTTAATGTGAGTCCTGGGCCTGCATTTCTTGAGCTAGAGATTGGATAGCAGGCATGATTTTTGTGACAGCTAGACGAAAGTCATTGTACAAGTCTAGCTTGTTGAGTGCCTTCGTTTTGATGGTTACCAGAGAGCTAAAAGCAGTCTCCGACAGATATGTTGTGGCAAACGGCAGGATGAGTCTGGTTGTGGCATGGTGCACAAGCTTAGGCGCGAAGTCGGGTCCTTTCACGAGCCAGAACCGTTTGTACCCGTGTTCGGTAAAGAATCTCTTCAGAAGAGAATTTGTCTTAACATCCAAGAGCTCGTCCTCCGCTTCTAAATACTCCACGTCCTCCTCCTTTGCAGTGAATGGATCCATTACCCATGTGCATTTGGCGACATGTTCATCAACATCCGAGAGTCGTGACTTCATCTCCTCCTGTAGCAGTTCCATGTGACGTGTGAACTCTTTTCTCAAGGATTCAGGTAAATTTCCCTCAGTCTGTTTGAGAAGTGATGGAAAGCTTTGTAGGTACCTTTTCATAAGTTTATTCTTTCTGAATTCCACTTTATGCACAAATGAATCAATGATTTCCTTGCATTCCAGGATGTTTGCCTCCGCGCTCTGCATGCGCTTGTTTGTTTCGTTGTATAGACTGAAAATATCAGCCAGGTATGATGTTCTAATAAGAAATTAATTGGTCATTTCGTCAAGCAGTTTCTGGTTGTTCAGTCTCAGGAactcttttattttttctttcagttCAATAAAATGAACTAACACTTGGCCCCTTGACAGCCAGCGCACTTCGGTATGAAGGAGGAGTGTCTGGTGTGCCTCATCTTCACAGAGCTCCGCAAAGATTCGTTTGTTCACCGGATGGGCTTTAATAAAGTTGACGATTTTTACAGCTGTCTTGAGCATTTCATTCAGCTCATCAGAGAGGTGTTTGCTGGCCTGGGCTTGATGGTGTATCATACAGTGAAACACAAGACAGTGAGGAGCCTTTTCCTTCACATGCGCATTGTAGCCCTTATTTTTCCCCATCACTGAAGCAGCTCCATCTGTGCACCATGCGACTAAATTATTATAGGGAATGTTTTGCTTGGTGAAGTACGTATCAATCGAATGGAAAATATCTTCTCCTCGTGTCGTTGTTGACAAATTAGTAGACAAAAGATTGTCCTGCTTTATTTCGGCATCTTCAATGTACTGCACATATGCAATGAGTACTGCTTCATCTACCACAGTGAAAGTTTCATCAAGTTGGATAGAAAATGGGTGCATCTTTAACTTTTCAACCAACGTGTTCTCAACATCATCTGCCATTATGTCGATTCTGTCTTTTACTGTATTATTGGACAGAGGTACAGTTTTAAGTTTGGAAGCCACCTGTGTCCCGCACATTATTTCTGCAATTTTTACACAAGCGGGTTTGATCAGAGTTTCCCCGATAGTGTGCGGCTTTTTGGATTGTGCAATAAGGAGAGCACACTCGAAGGACGCAACCATTGCCTGTCTTGTTTCATTTCCAGCTCTAGTCAAAGCATCTCTGATGTTCTGGGTCCTATTTGATATAACaagttcttttttttatctgGGTTTACCCACCATCTGAGGGTGTTTGGTGCTCTGATGCCTCCTCAGTTTGCAGGGCTTCATGCTTTCATTCGCTAGTCTCTCACCACAGATTACACACTCAATTCTCACTTTGTCCATTGCTTCATGAAACCAAATTTGAGATAACTGTCCAAATaaatccttgttttttttttttgcgcataCATTTTTCTCTTCTCCCTGGCACTTTGCCATATTCGTTCATTTTGTTTGACTAGTTACCCTGTTGTTTTGAGCATTGCACTGTACAATTAGAATGAGCAATGTGAATTTTGccgcatctttttttttttttttaaagctgtgtcCGTCCTTTCCCACTCTCGCGATACACAGTTAAAAAATTCTCCATGTTAAAAAAATGGCTTCTCTTTTCATATATCTTACACACTATTTGTAACGTTGGGTACGGGAGAGgaagagatgcaggagtagattctttctatcttttaattataaacgctggagtggaacaacgctggagtggaacaaatgataacgctaaatatcacaaaataacaaaacaaggaaacactacatcaacacaatgtaacacttcaaggactgacaaatgaatgggcaaaacaagaggatatttatacaaaaggaactaatgagggaatggaatacatgtgaggataataagaaacagatggaagtgatgagggcagtgaaacatgggagatgtattccggaggaaaacttcaaaataagagtccatgaagaacgtgagggagacagactgtggcACTATTATTAGAATATTCAAAATGGATTTATCATGctgttttacataaaaaaataaataaaaaaaaacattatttcttcCTCTTGTAACCCCCAAACTAGAGTGAGCTTGGCGACCCCTCGTAAATCTTTAGCGACCCCTAGTGGGGGTCGCGACCCccgggttgggaaccactgtcctAGAGGTCTCAAATTTGCTATGGGGACTATTCttgaccacccctatcagtgtgccatgTGCCAGtttcatcattttcctatgaACGGTTCTATGGGCTACCATATACTCCCAGCCAGaagaatattaataaaaaataaaaaaacaacggATACAATAGATGCCACGGCaactttggtgcttggcccctaataagaaCACACAGAAAGTCTGTAAACATACTGTGATGTCCCTTAAGCTAAACATGGTTTATATAAGTGGTTTATGTTTGGATCTACTTTAGTATGCGTATGCAGCAATATTGACTTCTCCACTATTGCAGAGAGGTTACAAGGATTTCATAAACAAAAACTGTACGTCTGGCATTGTGTATGTCTTATTTCCTGTGTCATTAATTAAAGTGTAATATGCAGATACAGAAAGCTTTACAGTCACTTAATTTCATCATTGATACAGTTATTTGAGCCTGTTATCATAAAATCTCTTGAGGGGTGACAGTTGTTatgttcagtgttgggtgtaacacgATAAAAGTAACGCATGTTAcgtaattagattacttttttgagtaacgagtaaagtaacacaatattttttattttagaccataatatcggagttactttttaaataaagtaacttgttgatttgtacacctctactgtccctgtattgcgagaaatcaggagtaaaagtgtgcaaacttcagggaggagacgtagtgcatgatgggcattgtagttctatagcgtgtgaggccagagactatttagcagagacgagtcacttcaatttaaatgaatgggagaaactggaatgcccatcCAAGAAGCTcaagcacccaacagtcaatagatgtagaaaggaagtcccgccttgcaggtaaaagagccaatcaccttttagatacagacattgcctgtcaatcaactcgctaatgcgcatgcacatttcgtgttttagcgtaatatgaggtcaacattcggttgagtgaaacgcgattgattcatgtgttaaaacacactgcattaaaaaaatcagtaaacgcgttgaggcagagggattataaggcTAGTATTctactggccacgacatgatacacagggtgaaatactttaTGCAGCCGAACTTTTTCTGTATTTCACAATGTGTTTCTTTCTTAATAATGAAAAGTAATaatgcaaaacaatttttttaaataatagaagAATATGATTTCAAAAACAAACCCTAGCTTTTtggtttaattaattaatttatttattgttattattatttttcatgtcatgcaCTTTTGCACCTGATCTCATTGTTATATTGCAATGATGTACGATTGTTGCCATGTTGCTTGTACATGatattgttcaataaaaaaaataaaaaaaacttatgcagccgaactgctccgtgttagagCTCCCTCTAACTAGGAGAATGGGATCAGTCACTCCgcgcaacgttctacatcgattgtgtacgcagagaaaataatttctaaaaagattctacatttttgttttataataaacaagaagtttgattcatgaaacaaaccgtttttatgacattttggtagcattaaaaacgattccattcaagttgtatcaacatgcgcctttgaagttgtggcgtctgtACGCACAGTGGATCAACGCAAaataagcgtgcactgagatcacttaagtgaaaaatattcttttattatcagacacattccttgaacatgttaggctggcattccccactgaattttatcttgacttttgaaaaacatcttcagttgactctggcattgtcgatgggcacagcacatgatgacatatatgatgcaggttcaagtgttggactttgttgctttaggtaagacagtggttattcttcattattcatattggctgccatgttgatgaaaaaacaaatcatgcatattcatgttattgattctttattataaatatgacgtgaagacctactttcaaaatatctgtttgtttactgtgttgttttgacatgagtgttgtacagtagctagcatgacctgtaatgtctctggtatgcaatgcatggcttatttgtatggaatgcatagtaTTCCAG contains:
- the LOC127454697 gene encoding protein ZBED8, which translates into the protein MVASFECALLIAQSKKPHTIGETLIKPACVKIAEIMCGTQVASKLKTVPLSNNTVKDRIDIMADDVENTLVEKLKMHPFSIQLDETFTVVDEAVLIAYVQYIEDAEIKQDNLLSTNLSTTTRGEDIFHSIDTYFTKQNIPYNNLVAWCTDGAASVMGKNKGYNAHVKEKAPHCLVFHCMIHHQAQASKHLSDELNEMLKTAVKIVNFIKAHPVNKRIFAELCEDEAHQTLLLHTEVRWLSRGQVTSYLADIFSLYNETNKRMQSAEANILECKEIIDSFVHKVEFRKNKLMKRYLQSFPSLLKQTEGNLPESLRKEFTRHMELLQEEMKSRLSDVDEHVAKCTWVMDPFTAKEEDVEYLEAEDELLDVKTNSLLKRFFTEHGYKRFWLVKGPDFAPKLVHHATTRLILPFATTYLSETAFSSLVTIKTKALNKLDLYNDFRLAVTKIMPAIQSLAQEMQAQDSH